From the Ruania alkalisoli genome, one window contains:
- a CDS encoding malate dehydrogenase, with protein sequence MTQPVNVTVTGAAGQIGYALLFRIASGQMLGPDTPVKLRLLEIPQGVKAAEGTAMELDDCAFPLLAGIDIFDDPTAGFDGANVALLVGARPRGAGMERSDLLEANGGIFGPQGAAINAGAADDVRVLVVGNPANTNALIASAHAPDVPADRFTAMTRLDHNRALSQLAQKTQTPVSDIANLTIWGNHSATQYPDIFHATLAGKPAAEVVDDQDWLENTFIPTVAKRGAAIIDARGASSAASAANAAVDHVHDWVAGTPDTSWTSAAIPSDGSYGVPEGIISSFPVRSKGGAWEIVQGLDINDFSRQKIDASVNELVEERDAVKGLGLL encoded by the coding sequence ATGACTCAGCCCGTCAATGTGACCGTCACCGGAGCCGCCGGCCAGATCGGCTACGCGCTGCTGTTCCGGATCGCCTCCGGTCAGATGCTCGGCCCGGACACCCCCGTGAAGCTGCGCCTGCTGGAGATCCCGCAGGGTGTGAAGGCCGCTGAGGGCACCGCGATGGAGCTCGACGACTGCGCGTTCCCGCTGCTCGCCGGGATCGACATCTTCGACGACCCGACTGCCGGGTTCGACGGCGCCAACGTGGCCCTGCTGGTGGGTGCCCGTCCGCGTGGAGCGGGGATGGAGCGCAGCGACCTGCTTGAGGCCAATGGCGGCATCTTCGGTCCGCAGGGTGCGGCCATCAACGCCGGCGCCGCCGACGACGTGCGGGTGCTCGTGGTGGGCAACCCGGCCAACACGAACGCGCTGATCGCCTCCGCGCACGCCCCGGACGTGCCCGCGGACCGGTTCACCGCGATGACCCGGCTCGACCACAACCGCGCGCTGAGCCAGTTGGCGCAGAAGACGCAGACCCCGGTCTCCGACATCGCGAACCTCACCATCTGGGGCAACCACTCCGCCACCCAGTACCCGGACATCTTCCACGCCACCCTCGCCGGCAAGCCGGCGGCCGAGGTCGTCGACGACCAGGACTGGCTGGAGAACACCTTCATCCCCACCGTGGCCAAGCGTGGTGCGGCGATCATCGACGCCCGCGGTGCGTCGTCGGCGGCGTCGGCGGCGAACGCGGCCGTGGACCACGTCCACGACTGGGTGGCCGGGACACCCGACACTTCCTGGACCTCTGCGGCCATCCCCTCCGACGGCTCCTATGGCGTGCCCGAGGGCATCATCTCCTCCTTTCCGGTGCGCTCGAAGGGCGGGGCCTGGGAGATTGTGCAGGGGCTGGACATCAACGACTTCTCCCGTCAGAAGATCGACGCCTCGGTGAACGAGCTGGTCGAGGAGCGGGACGCTGTGAAGGGGCTGGGTCTGCTCTGA